A single region of the Raphanus sativus cultivar WK10039 chromosome 1, ASM80110v3, whole genome shotgun sequence genome encodes:
- the LOC108851960 gene encoding protein vip1-like, which yields MDHENGYGVEVTGLSPAVTEKDLIDFFSFSGAIEYIDIVRSGEQACTAYVMFKDPYSQETAVFRIESLGSLILTSRGNHIGAASLHNSLGTASRGV from the exons ATGGATCATGAAAATGGATATGGTGTGGAAGTCACTGGGCTATCTCCAGCCGTTACTGAGAAAGATCTCATcgacttcttctccttctctggTGCAATCGAATATATTGATATTGTCAG GTCGGGTGAGCAAGCGTGCACTGCGTATGTGATGTTCAAGGATCCTTACTCTCAGGAAACTGCCGTCTTCAGAATCGAATCACTCGGTTCTTTGATTTTAACTTCAAGGGGCAACCATATTGGAGCAGCGAGTTTGCATAACTCGTTGGGGACAGCATCACGAGGAGTTTGA